Proteins co-encoded in one Coregonus clupeaformis isolate EN_2021a chromosome 17, ASM2061545v1, whole genome shotgun sequence genomic window:
- the LOC121585938 gene encoding low-density lipoprotein receptor-related protein 12 isoform X2 — protein sequence MQFARSTTRTFTYQGFLMVTCGDVVEQIRASSGVITSPGWPFQYPSRINCSWNIRASPGEIITISFQDFEIQSSHRCSLDWISIGTYKNLDGYRACGSSIPAPYISSQDHVWIKFHSDNIMTGKGFRLSYITGKSEMISCDSDQFHCSNGKCIPESWKCNAMDECGDNSDEELCVQPNPSAAFSFQPCAFNQFPCLSRYTRVYTCLPESLKCDGSIDCQDLGDEIDCDVPTCGEWLRNFYGTFSSPNYPDFYPPGSNCTWLIDTGDHRKVILRFMDFKLDGTGYGDYVKVYDGLEENPRHLLRVLTAFDSHAPVAVVSSSGQLRVHFYADKINAARGFNVTYQVDGFCLPWEIPCGGNWGCYTEQQRCDGYWHCPNGRDEVNCSTCQEDEFPCSRNGACYPRSDRCNYQNRCPNGSDEKNCFFCQPGNFHCKNNRCVFESWVCDAQDDCGDGSDEESCPVIVPTRVITAAVIGSLICGLLLVIALGCTCKLYSLRMFERRSFETQLSRVEAELLRREAPPSYGQLIAQGLIPSVEDFPVCSGNQVSVLENLRLAVRSQLGFTSIHLPTSGRHSNIWRRLFNFTRSRRSGSLALVSADGEDNSTSRGNGGCSAREPDRTGPLRGLLPLDSDDTDTESERRDVPGAVGGLVAPLPVKTPPATAVEVIVSVSTSSTTPALLPSRRDSHRARDRASPAVVETHTVETPGGEAAEPQCTATGRSQLSSALSRVTRSLRWVRLSLGRSGSSSGGGTQNHSPLRHLEHGAGTREDEDDVELLIPVLDAASDTDSTSETSRLLNLVVGLDQAAPHLSSPASLRSGRVSLCRNGPCEHCSMVHTAQIPDACLEATGKTETNSDDELLLLC from the exons CTTCCAGGACTTTGAGATCCAGAGCTCTCACCGTTGCAGCCTGGACTGGATCTCCATTGGCACCTACAAGAACCTGGACGGCTACCGGGCATGTGGCTCGTCCATCCCAGCCCCTTACATTTCCTCCCAGGACCACGTGTGGATCAAGTTCCACTCGGACAACATCATGACCGGCAAGGGCTTCAGGCTGTCTTATATAACAG GAAAATCGGAGATGATCAGCTGCGACTCAGACCAGTTCCACTGCTCCAACGGAAAGTGCATCCCGGAGTCATGGAAGTGCAACGCCATGGACGAGTGTGGTGACAACTCTGACGAGGAGCTGTGCGTCCAGCCCAACCCCTCGGCAGCCTTCTCCTTCCAGCCCTGTGCCTTCAACCAG TTTCCCTGCCTGTCCCGCTACACCCGCGTCTACACCTGCCTGCCCGAGTCGCTCAAATGTGACGGCAGCATCGACTGCCAGGACCTTGGTGACGAGATCGACTGTGACGTGCCCACCTGCGGCGAGTGGCTGCGGAACTTCTACGGCACCTTCAGCTCGCCCAACTACCCTGACTTCTACCCACCAGGCAGCAACTGCACCTGGCTCATCGACACGGGCGACCACCGCAAG GTGATCCTGCGTTTCATGGACTTCAAGCTGGACGGGACGGGCTACGGGGACTACGTCAAGGTGTATGACGGCTTGGAGGAGAACCCTCGCCATCTACTCCGCGTCCTCACTGCCTTCGACTCCCACGCCCCCGTGGCCGTGGTCTCGTCCTCGGGCCAGCTGCGCGTTCACTTCTACGCTGACAAGATCAATGCGGCAAGGGGCTTCAACGTCACCTACCAG GTGGACGGTTTCTGTCTGCCCTGGGAGATCCCGTGTGGGGGCAACTGGGGCTGCTACACGGAGCAGCAACGCTGCGACGGTTACTGGCACTGCCCCAATGGCCGCGACGAGGTCAACTGCAGCACCTGCCAGGAGGATGAGTTCCCCTGCTCCAGGAATGGCGCCTGCTACCCACGCTCGGACCGCTGCAACTACCAGAACCGCTGCCCCAACGGCTCGGACGAGAAGAACTGCTTCTTCTGCCAGCCGGGCAACTTCCACTGCAAGAACAACCGCTGTGTGTTCGAGAGCTGGGTGTGTGACGCGCAGGACGACTGCGGCGACGGGAGCGACGAGGAGAGTTGTCCGGTCATCGTGCCCACACGGGTCATCACGGCGGCGGTTATAGGAAGTCTCATCTGCGGCCTGCTGCTGGTCATCGCTCTGGGCTGCACCTGCAAACTCTACTCTCTCCGGATGTTTGAACGCAG GTCATTTGAGACCCAGCTGTCCAGGGTTGAGGCTGAGCTCCTGAGGAGGGAGGCTCCCCCGTCTTATGGCCAGCTGATCGCCCAGGGCCTTATACCCTCTGTGGAGGACTTCCCTGTGTGCTCCGGCAACCAG GTGTCTGTGTTGGAGAACCTGAGGTTGGCGGTTCGCTCCCAGCTGGGTTTCACCTCCATCCACCTGCCCACCTCCGGTCGCCACAGCAACATCTGGCGTCGCCTCTTCAACTTCACACGCTCGCGGCGCTCCGGCTCGCTGGCCCTGGTATCTGCCGACGGCGAGGACAACAGCACCAGCCGCGGTAACGGCGGCTGCTCGGCCCGCGAGCCCGACAGGACTGGACCCCTCCGGGGGTTGCTGCCCCTCGACTCAGACGACACAGATACGGAGAGCGAGCGCCGGGACGTGCCTGGGGCCGTGGGGGGCCTTGTAGCCCCCCTCCCCGTAAAGACCCCTCCTGCAACCGCAGTGGAGGTCATTGTCTCTGTGTCGACGAGCTCCACCACCCCCGCCCTGCTGCCCAGCCGTAGGGACAGCCACCGGGCCAGGGACAGGGCCAGCCCGGCAGTGGTGGAGACACACACCGTGGAGACCCCAGGGGGAGAGGCAGCAGAGCCTCAGTGTACTGCGACCGGGAGGAGCCAGCTGAGCAGTGCCCTGAGCAGGGTCACCCGCAGCCTGCGCTGGGTACGTTTATCCCTGGGCCGCTCTGGAAGCTCCTCAGGTGGGGGAACCCAGAACCACAGCCCTCTGAGGCACCTAGAGCATGGAGCAGGGACCAGGGAGGACGAAGACGACGTGGAGCTGCTTATCCCTGTGTTGGATGCTGCCTCAGACACTGACTCCACCAGCGAGACCTCCAGGCTCCTCAACCTGGTGGTAGGCCTGGATCAGGCTGCCCCTCACCTATCGTCCCCAGCCTCCCTCAGGTCAGGCCGGGTGTCCCTGTGCCGGAACGGGCCCTGTGAACACTGTAGCATGGTTCATACCGCACAGATCCCAGACGCCTGTCTGGAGGCCACAGGCAAGACGGAGACCAATAGTGATGACGAGTTACTTCTGCTCTGCTAA